Proteins encoded together in one Candidatus Binatia bacterium window:
- the tnpB gene encoding IS66 family insertion sequence element accessory protein TnpB (TnpB, as the term is used for proteins encoded by IS66 family insertion elements, is considered an accessory protein, since TnpC, encoded by a neighboring gene, is a DDE family transposase.): MIQITAHMRVLVAVEPCDFRRGIDGLAALCRAQLGSDPFSGTVFVFRNRKRSAVKCLVFDGQGFWLLHKRMSKAKFAWWPSPVAGQRARPLEAHEVAVLLSGGDPRGVRGAEPWRRIGDRAA, translated from the coding sequence GTGATTCAGATCACGGCGCACATGCGCGTGCTGGTGGCAGTCGAGCCGTGTGATTTCCGCCGCGGCATAGATGGATTGGCGGCGCTGTGCCGGGCCCAGCTCGGCAGCGATCCGTTCTCGGGTACGGTCTTCGTTTTCCGAAATCGTAAACGCTCCGCGGTGAAGTGCCTGGTTTTCGACGGCCAGGGGTTCTGGCTTCTGCACAAGCGGATGTCGAAAGCGAAGTTCGCATGGTGGCCGTCGCCGGTGGCCGGACAGCGGGCGCGGCCGCTGGAGGCGCACGAGGTGGCGGTGCTGCTGAGCGGCGGGGACCCGCGCGGGGTGCGCGGAGCCGAGCCATGGCGTCGGATCGGGGATCGCGCAGCGTAA